Genomic DNA from Terriglobia bacterium:
AGACAGAGAAACAGTATACTGCCAGAATTTCTCCCGTCGATGAAAGAATGAACTTTGAATTACGAAGGGTGAACGATGAGCCTTTAAGGATGAAGGGTGAAGGGTGAGGTGTGAAGGATGAAACAGAAAGCCCGAGCGACGGAGTCCAGGTGCACGCGCAGTGCGATGCCGCGATTTCACTTATCCAATTTCAAATGCCAAATTCCAGAACTGAAAAACCCACCACTCAGGACCACAAAGTCATTCATAATTCCTAATTTGTAATTACCCGGATTCATCATCTCTTCACTGGCCACTAATCACTTACCACTAACTACTGCCTTATTCGTGTCTCAGCGCCACCATGGGATCCACTTTCGACGCTCTGCGCGCGGGGATGTAGCATGCCGCCAGCGCCACGGCGATCAGGACCACTGAGACGGCGACGAACGTGAGCGGATCGGTGGGCGTGACGCTGTAAAGCAAGCCCGCCAGGAACCGCGTCAACACGAATGCCCCGGCAATCCCGATCGCAACCCCGGTCAGCGCCAGTTTCAGTCCCTGCCCAATAACCATCCTTAGAACGTCTCCCTTCTCCGCCCCCAGCGCCATGCGGATGCCGATTTCCCGGGTGCGCTGCGACACCGAGTACGAAATCACCCCAAAGATTCCGATGGTGGCGAGGAGCAGCGCAATCGCGCTGAATGAGGCCATCAGTAAGGTGCGGAACCGCTCCTGCGCGACGGAGGCGCCGAGCACGTCCGGGAAGGATTGGACATCCGTCACCGGCAGGTCCTTGTCAATGGAGTGTACGACTTCGCTGATGTGGCGGGCCACGCTCGATGGGCTAGACGAACTCCTTACAACGACCTCCCCTCCCCAAAGAGGCGCCTGGGGGAAGGGCACATACATCATCGGACCGGGCTCCCGGCTGAGCGCTACGTCCCGCACGTCGCCGACCACGCCGACGATTTTGCGCGACACATCGCTGTTTGGCGGAAATCCAAACCTCATTTGTCTTCCGATCGGGTCCTGGTTCGGGAAATAGCGCCGTGCCAGCGTTTCGCTGATGATCGCCACCATCGGGTTGGACGGCGAATCCTGCTCGGAGAAAAAGCGGCCCCGGAGCAGTGGAATTCGCATCACGCGAAAATATTCAGGGCTCACCGTGGCGTAATCGGCGGTGCTGGTTTTGCCAGGTGGAAGCGGAGGATTCCCTGCGATGGTAAATGCAAAGTTGGCTTCGCCTTGGCGGTCCATCGGGAGCGGACCCCCCAGTGCGGAATCCCGCAGGCCGGGCTGCGCATGAAGCCGCGCCAACAGGTCCCTGGAGAAAGCCGTCCACTGCTGCGGTGTCGAATATTCAAACTGGGGGAGAGAAACCTCAGCCTCTGTGACGTTCTCCGGGTCGAAACCCGGATTGACCGACGTGACCCGCGCAAAGCTGCGGATGAGGAGGCCGCCCGCAACCAAAAGCACCATTGCAAGCGAAATTTCTGCAATCGAAAGGAAACTGCGCATATACCGGCCGCCCCGTTGGCCGGCACGCTCGCTGCCCTCCTGGATGGCTGTCTGCAAGTTGGACGGGGCTGCCAGGAACGCGGGCGCCAGTCCAAACACCAGCGCGGCGGCAAGAGACAACAACAGCGCGAACACAAGGACCGGCCCACCAACGTGAATTGAATTGATCCGGGTCACATCCGGCGGCAAAAAAGGACGGAAACTCCAGACCCCCCAGGCCGCAAGGACCACGCCAGCAATTCCGCCGAGCAATCCCAGCAAAGCGCTTTCCGTCAGCAATTGCCGGACAATGCGGGCGCGTCCCGCCCCCAGCGTGGTCCGCATGGCAATCTCGTGCGCGCGGGAAGTGGCGCGCGATAGAAGCAGGTTCGCAATGTTGGCGCAGGCGATCAACAGCACCAGGCCAACCGCCGCCAGCAAAACAAGGAGCGCGGGTTTCACGTCCCCAACCACCAGTTGCCGGAAGGGCACAATCCGGATCTTCACTCCGGAGTCTTGCGCGGGATATTCCTTCGCAAGCCGCGCGCTCAGCGTGTCCATCTCGGCCTGAGCCTCCGCAATGGATGCGCCCGGTTTTAGCCGGCCAACGCCGCTCATCACAGGCACGCCGGGCTTCAATGTCAAAGGTCCGAACACAGGGTCCTGCGCGATGGGAATCCATACGTCCTGATGGACAGCCCCGTCAGGATAGTGAAAGCTTGCCGGCAGGATTCCGACAACGCTGAAAGAACGCATGTCCAGGTTGATGGATCGGCCAATAAGGGCCGGATCGGAACCAAAGCGGGTGCGCCAGAGGTTTTCGCTCAGCAGGGCCACGGGCGCGGCGCCTCTCTTGCCATCCTCGGGCAGCAGCGTGCGGCCCGCCAGGGGCTTGGCGCCCAGCAGCAGAAATATCTCGGGCGTCACATCCGCAGTGTTCACAATGGATGGCTCGCCTGTTCCGGTCAAGGTAAGATCGTGAAATGAATTTCCAGCCATCTCGCTGAACACGCGGTTCTGCTGGCGTATCTCGGTGAAGTCCCTGTAGGAAATTCCTCCGAGCGCGTCCGATTGTTTCAGTGGAACATCGAACATCAGGACGATTTGATCGGGATGGGGATAGGAGAGCGGTCGCAAAAGCACCGCGTCCACGACGCTGAAAATCGCCGTGTTGGCGCCGATGCCAAGCGCCAGGGTGAGGATTGCGATCACAGTGAAGCCCGGATTGCGCCGAAGCTGGCGGAGCCCATAGTGGAGGTCCTGGGCGGCTTCGTGGATCACGCGCACGCCCCAACTGTCACGGCATTCTTCTTTCATTTGCTCAATCCCTCCAAACTCACGAAGAGCCGCATAGCGGGCTTCTTCCACGCTCATGCCTTTGGCGGCGTTTGCTTCAATCAATCTGTCGAGGTGGAAGCGCAGCTCCGCGCTCAGATCGTCTTCCACGCGCTTCTTCCGGAACAACGACCGCAGCCGAAGCGGCAATTTGTAAATCCAGCGCATGATGAAAATCCAGTGGCAAGTAAATAGTGGTCAGCGACCAGCCGGGTAGTGCAGAGTTGTTTTTCAACTCTGCGGTTCTTAATTTTTATGAAAAAGTAGTGACACCCCTACGCACGACTCTACTCTGCCACGTCGGCGGCACAATTTGAAATCTGAAATTTCAGATGTCAGATCCCATAACCCAAAACGCAGAACTCAGAGCTAGCAACGGCGTCGTAAAGCCGCCGCCCGTCCCATTTCAAATCTCAAATTTCAGATTTCAAATCTCTCCCCATAACTCAGAGCCCTGAACCCAGAACCGGCACCCGCGGGGTAAAGCCGCTCCTACGCCCTGTTTCAAATCTCAAATATTGGCATTCACAACTCGCAACTTGTAATTGCCGTGGCTCGTCACTAACCACTCATCACTAACCACTGCCTCATTCGTATCTCAGCGCCACCATCGGATCAACCTTGGCCGCGCGGCGGGCGGGAACGACAGCGGCGGCCAGAGTCACCGCCGCCAGAGTGGCGATGGTTGCGCCAATGGACACTGGATCGCCCCCACTCACTCCGAAAAGCAGCGAGCTGAAAATCCGCGCCGTCGCCATGCCGCCCAATATTCCCGCCACCGCTCCAACCAGCAGCATCAGAGCTGCTTCGCGCACTACCATCCCGAGAACGTCCCGGCGATTTGCGCCGAGCGCCATTCGAACGCCGATCTCCCGCGTCCGTCCGGCGACGCGATAGGACAGAGTTCCGTAAACACCCACATACACCAGCGCCAGAACCAGCAGGCCAAAAAGCGCCGAAAGCTTCGCCACCAGCACCTGCGAAGTGACCGAATCGGTTACCAGATCGCCTGCTGTCTCCACGCTGTCAATAATGACGTTCGGATCCGAATCGTGAATCCTGGTTCTCACGCTGCTGGCCAATGCGCGAGGGTTCCCCACGGCTCGCACTTCGAGGTTCGGAGCGCCGAAGTCGTCGAAGCTGGCGCTGCTCAGAGGTGCGTACACGCGCCTGCGCACCGCCGCGCGAATACCGTGATCGTGAACATCGCGCGCCACGCCAATGATGTCGTAAGGCGGCTGTCCGGGATGATCGGAGTCCGCGATGTACACCTTATGCCCCAGGGGATTGCGGCGGCCAAAATAGAACTTGGCGAAGGTCTCGTTCACCACCATCACCCGCGCGCCGCTTTGGAAATCCTGCTGGCTGATTTCGCGCCCGAGCACGATGGGCACACCGATGGCGCTGAAATAATTCGGCCCAACCTCGTCGTCGGCAGAGTGCAGATCCCCTTTTTTGACGGGAGTGAATCCGTCGATGCGAATATCGTCACTCGATTCGTCGCCGCTGAACAGACCGTTCGACGATGCCGTCACGCTGCGCACGCCCGGCAGGCTTGCCAGGCCTTCCAGCAGCTTGCGGGTTTGGTTCAAAATTTCCGGCCCCTTGTAGCCGCTGGTGACAAGGTCCACTTTCGCCAGCACCAGATGATCGCGGCTGTATCCGAGGTCAACCTCCTGCAGTTTGCGAAGGCTCCGGACGAGCAGCGCCGAAGCCATGAGCACCAGCACACCAAGCGCGATCTGCGAGCCCACCAGAAGGGAGCCTGCGCGGCCCCAGTTGCGGCTGGCGCCCCGGTCGCCCTCTCTGAGAGCGCTGTCCAAATCAGCACGGAGAGAACGAAGCGCGGGCGCCAGGCCAAATAGCAGGCCCACCGCCAGGCATACGACGGCGGTGAACACAAACACTCGCCGGTCAACGCCCACCGCCAGCATGTTCGTGCTGCCGCGGCTGGTCATACTCACGAGAGCGCCAGCTCCCCATTCAGCCACCAGCAAGCCCAGCGCGCCGCCCATGGCAACCAGCAGCATGACTTCTGTCATCACCTGGCGAAAAACCCTGCCGCGCCCGGCGCCCACCGCCAGCCGCACGGCAAACTCACGCTGGCGGGTTGCCGATCGCGCCAGCAATAAATTTGCGACGTTCACGCACGCCACCAGCAACACCACCCCGACCAGCCCCATCAGCAGGAGCAAAGGAGTTGAAAATTCCTCCCGCAGCCGTGAAAGGCCTCGCCCGCCCGGCGACACCTCAACATCAAATTTCATAGTCCGCATGGCGCCGCGGTCGTCCGCGGTAAGGCTGGCCGAAAGCGTTTCAGTGAGCGCTTGCCTGACCACCGCAACCGCATCCTCCCGTGCCTGCGGGATGGTAACGCCCGGGCGAAGCCGCCCCATCAGCAGCAAAGTCGAGATGTCGGGCGTCTCCAGAAAGTTGCGCCCGGGCAATACCTGGGGCTCCATCATCATGGGAACCCAGAGGTCCGCGCGGTCGCCCACCACCTCGCCGAAGAATCCGGGCGGAGCCACTCCGATGATCGTTAAAGGATAATTATTCAGGCGCACGGTGCGCCCGATCACGGCGGAATCGCCCGAGAAGCGGTCGCGCCAGTAGTCATAACTGATCACCACAACCGGATCTCCGCCAGGAACACGGTCTTCCGCAGCCGTGAACGTCCGGCCAAGCAGCGGCTGGACGCCAAGCGTCTCGAAATAATTGCCGGTCACAAGCCTGCCTCTGGCCTTTTCCGCGCCGCGGTCAATCCTGATCTGCAAACTGTCAATGTGTGCGCTGGCCAGCAGAGACGAGAACACGCGGTTCTGGTCGCGCACCTGGCAATAGAGAGGATACGAAAAAATATCCGTGCGCGGAGTCCCATTCGACCAGCCATGAACGTGGCTGGGATTGCCGATCGCAACGAGTTGATCGGGCGCTCGGACCGGCAGCGCGCGAAGCATCAGCGCGTTAATCACGCTGAAAATTGCTGTGTTGGCGCCAATGCCCAGCGCAAGCGTTAGAACAGCAACAAGTGTGAAGCCCGGATTGCGCCGAAGCTGGCGCAGGCCGTAACGGAGATCCTGCCCAAGTTCACTGACAATGCGCACGCCCCAACTGTCTCGGCATTCTTCTTTCATCTGCTCCATACCTCCAAATTCACGCAGTGCTGCGTAGCGTGCTTCTTCCGCGTCCAGGCCTTGGGCGAGCTTCTCTTCGATCAGCTTTTCGAGGTGAAAGCGCACTTCATCGTTGAGTTCGTTCTCAACGCCGCTCTTCCTGAACAGCGATCGCAACCGAAGCGGCAATTTGTAAATCCAGCGCATGGCAAAAACCAGGGGTTAGTGGTTAGGGGTTAGTGACCAGCCGGTTAGTGCGCTTTGAAATCTCAAGTCTCAAATTGCAGAACCCATAACCCAAAACCCCGAACCTAGAAAGTCATCCGCAATTCGCAACTCGTAATTTCCGCTCCGCGGCCTTCCGCAAACGGCTCAATTTGAA
This window encodes:
- a CDS encoding ABC transporter permease, with product MRWIYKLPLRLRSLFRKKRVEDDLSAELRFHLDRLIEANAAKGMSVEEARYAALREFGGIEQMKEECRDSWGVRVIHEAAQDLHYGLRQLRRNPGFTVIAILTLALGIGANTAIFSVVDAVLLRPLSYPHPDQIVLMFDVPLKQSDALGGISYRDFTEIRQQNRVFSEMAGNSFHDLTLTGTGEPSIVNTADVTPEIFLLLGAKPLAGRTLLPEDGKRGAAPVALLSENLWRTRFGSDPALIGRSINLDMRSFSVVGILPASFHYPDGAVHQDVWIPIAQDPVFGPLTLKPGVPVMSGVGRLKPGASIAEAQAEMDTLSARLAKEYPAQDSGVKIRIVPFRQLVVGDVKPALLVLLAAVGLVLLIACANIANLLLSRATSRAHEIAMRTTLGAGRARIVRQLLTESALLGLLGGIAGVVLAAWGVWSFRPFLPPDVTRINSIHVGGPVLVFALLLSLAAALVFGLAPAFLAAPSNLQTAIQEGSERAGQRGGRYMRSFLSIAEISLAMVLLVAGGLLIRSFARVTSVNPGFDPENVTEAEVSLPQFEYSTPQQWTAFSRDLLARLHAQPGLRDSALGGPLPMDRQGEANFAFTIAGNPPLPPGKTSTADYATVSPEYFRVMRIPLLRGRFFSEQDSPSNPMVAIISETLARRYFPNQDPIGRQMRFGFPPNSDVSRKIVGVVGDVRDVALSREPGPMMYVPFPQAPLWGGEVVVRSSSSPSSVARHISEVVHSIDKDLPVTDVQSFPDVLGASVAQERFRTLLMASFSAIALLLATIGIFGVISYSVSQRTREIGIRMALGAEKGDVLRMVIGQGLKLALTGVAIGIAGAFVLTRFLAGLLYSVTPTDPLTFVAVSVVLIAVALAACYIPARRASKVDPMVALRHE
- a CDS encoding ABC transporter permease is translated as MRWIYKLPLRLRSLFRKSGVENELNDEVRFHLEKLIEEKLAQGLDAEEARYAALREFGGMEQMKEECRDSWGVRIVSELGQDLRYGLRQLRRNPGFTLVAVLTLALGIGANTAIFSVINALMLRALPVRAPDQLVAIGNPSHVHGWSNGTPRTDIFSYPLYCQVRDQNRVFSSLLASAHIDSLQIRIDRGAEKARGRLVTGNYFETLGVQPLLGRTFTAAEDRVPGGDPVVVISYDYWRDRFSGDSAVIGRTVRLNNYPLTIIGVAPPGFFGEVVGDRADLWVPMMMEPQVLPGRNFLETPDISTLLLMGRLRPGVTIPQAREDAVAVVRQALTETLSASLTADDRGAMRTMKFDVEVSPGGRGLSRLREEFSTPLLLLMGLVGVVLLVACVNVANLLLARSATRQREFAVRLAVGAGRGRVFRQVMTEVMLLVAMGGALGLLVAEWGAGALVSMTSRGSTNMLAVGVDRRVFVFTAVVCLAVGLLFGLAPALRSLRADLDSALREGDRGASRNWGRAGSLLVGSQIALGVLVLMASALLVRSLRKLQEVDLGYSRDHLVLAKVDLVTSGYKGPEILNQTRKLLEGLASLPGVRSVTASSNGLFSGDESSDDIRIDGFTPVKKGDLHSADDEVGPNYFSAIGVPIVLGREISQQDFQSGARVMVVNETFAKFYFGRRNPLGHKVYIADSDHPGQPPYDIIGVARDVHDHGIRAAVRRRVYAPLSSASFDDFGAPNLEVRAVGNPRALASSVRTRIHDSDPNVIIDSVETAGDLVTDSVTSQVLVAKLSALFGLLVLALVYVGVYGTLSYRVAGRTREIGVRMALGANRRDVLGMVVREAALMLLVGAVAGILGGMATARIFSSLLFGVSGGDPVSIGATIATLAAVTLAAAVVPARRAAKVDPMVALRYE